The following proteins are co-located in the Papaver somniferum cultivar HN1 unplaced genomic scaffold, ASM357369v1 unplaced-scaffold_128, whole genome shotgun sequence genome:
- the LOC113332125 gene encoding uncharacterized protein LOC113332125, protein MGGTSEIPKPSNIPFKYKKIWTSHPEFMQLILKSWEEECSGNPAFRFMSKLKRFKVIVKKWNWEVFGDLRVKVKETEDEVFNASVLSDAQPENVELLNKLVTARGKHELDAQQYNELLRSKARVKLVKEGGANTSFFHTSMKVINAHNKIVELEDANDNIVADQENISELLVNHFKKKFEYHAVIMDEGSFDIIPKVITDEENAQMDQLPSAQEIKEAVFSMDPNSSPGPHGRNIQEKIVLASELVNELDTKRRGGNVGLKLDITQDFDSMSWEFIFKTLKHFGFSEVGIRWLKTILESARISVNGGPFGFFDVGRGLRHGDPLYPILFVIAEEVLSRNIARMVHEGLLKTMVNRGGCQPSHPMFVDDTFIFCNGHKRTLDNLMGLLTRYQAAYGQTVNRAKSKCFIGGVTKDRKQVIA, encoded by the exons ATGGGTGGTACATCTGAAATTCCTAAACCAAGCAATATACcatttaaatataaaaaaatatggaCTTCTCACCCTGAATTTATGCAACTTATACTAAAATCTTGGGAAGAAGAATGTTCTGGAAATCCTGCATTTAGATTTATGAGTAAACTCAAAAGGttcaaagtaattgttaagaaatGGAATTGGGAGGTGTTTGGAGATTTGAGAGTTAAAGTCAAagaaactgaagatgaagtttTTAATGCTTCCGTACTTTCAGATGCTCAACCAGAAAATGTGGAACTTCTTAACAAACTAGTTACAGCAAGGGGCAAACATGAGTTGGATGCACAACAATATAATGAGTTGCTGAGGTCAAAGGCAAGAGTTAAATTGGTGAAAGAAGGTGGTGCAAATACTAGtttctttcatacttctatgaaagtAATAAATGCACATAATAAAATAGTTGAACTTGAAGATGCTAATGACAATATTGTTGCAGATCAAGAAAACATTTCAGAGTTATTGGTGAATCATTTTAAGAAGAAATTTGAATATCATGCAGTTATAATGGATGAAGGGAGTTTTGATATTATTCCCAAGGTAATAACTGATGAGGAGAATGCTCAGATGGATCAATTACCTTCAGCACAAGAGATCAAAGAAGCAGTTTTCTCAATGGATCCAAACAGTTCTCCTGGACCTCATG GAAGAAACATTCAAGAGAAGATAGTACTTGCTTCTGAGCTAGTAAATGAGCTAGATACTAAGAGAAGAGGAGGCAATGTGGGCTTGAAGTTGGACATCACACAAGATTTTGATTCAATGAGCTGGGAATTCATCTTTAAAACTCTTAAACATTTTGGTTTCTCTGAAGTGGGTATCAGATGGTTGAAAACCATTCTAGAATCTGCAAGAATATCAGTAAATGGTGGGCCTTTTGGTTTCTTTGATGTAGGGAGAGGTCTCAGACATGGAGACCCCCTTTATCccattttatttgtgatagctgaGGAAGTATTGAGTAGAAATATTGCCAGAATGGTTCATGAAGGACTACTAAAAACAATGGTCAATAGAGGTGGATGTCAGCCTTCTCATCCAATGTTTGTAGATGACACATTCATATTTTGCAATGGGCACAAAAGAACATTGGATAATTTAATGGGTTTGCTAACAAGATATCAAGCAGCATATGGACAGACAGTTAATAGAGCAAAGAGTAAGTGCTTTATTGGTGGTGTCACTAAAGATAGAAAGCAAGTAATTGCTTAG